Part of the Phacochoerus africanus isolate WHEZ1 chromosome 8, ROS_Pafr_v1, whole genome shotgun sequence genome is shown below.
tgggggccctgGAATATCCCAGAAGCTGTGAGCAGGCCCATTTCAAAGCTGTGGATgctgaggaccagagaggggcaggggctggggctggggctggggctgggcggtGGAGAGCCGGGGTCTGACCAAGCACACCTGTCCAGGTGTCACACCTTCTCCTCGCAccgcctccttcctgcccccaggcctgagccccacctgctccccagggcctggcccagccaGGGGCTGGGTGCCAGGCAGGCTGGGCTCAGCCATCCTGTTGCCCCCTTGGCCAGGTGCCACGAGCCGTTCAGGACACCCGAAGAGGCAGCGGCAGGAGCGCACGGTGTACACCAAAGTGCAGTTGGAGATGCTGGAAAAATTCTTCAAGAAGAATGAGTTTCCGGGCTACCAGGACCGCCTGCGCCTGGCGGCCAGCCTCAGGCTAGAGGAGCACAAAGTGCAGGTCtgaccccctccctctcccccctcccccctgcacaGGACCCGCTCCCACCTCGCCCACCACCTACCAAGGGCACCCACAGGCAGCGCGGCAGGTGGGGCGCAGCGAGGCCAGAGGGGCCGAGTGCCGCCCTGGGTCACAGGCGAGCAAGGGGTCTCCCGGGTGTAGACCCACGGCGGGTCCCCGAGTCCACCTCAACCCGGTGCCAGCCTGATCCAGCCCCGCTGTTGCCCCCCCGGGGTCTCCACGCATCCGGACCTCGGGACCTCTGACCCCGGGGACCCTCTCGCGCAGACCCCTTCCTGGCCCCTGGGCTCGCAgggtccccagccctgcccctcctgccctctgccccctccccgggGGCCTCCTGAACCCCAGGGGCCTCTAACTGGGTCGGGGGGGGGGTGtcggtggggagggggggagcagcCTCAGAGCCGCCTGCCTCTCACCCCTGGTCCTGCTCCCCTGTCCCCCAGGTCTGGTTCAAGAATCGCCGGGCCAAACGCTCCCGGCTGGAGAGACTGGCCAAGGGCCAAGGCCAGGGGACCCCCGATGCTCCCACCGACCCCGGCGGTTGtcgccgccgcctccgccgctGCCGCAGGCCCCGCGTTCCCAGAGGACCCGGGTTTCTGGCGCCCCCCTCCGCCCAGCCCCGCGGGGATGCTCCCTGCCCCGGAGCCCAGCGTCTCCAGCGGCGGCCCGGCCCTGTGGGGCCCGGCCCAAGGCGCCCGGGCGGAGGTCCTGGCTGTGCCAGCGCCAGTGCCAGTGCCAGCGCCGGCTCCAGGGTGGCCTCAAGACCCCTACGATCCGACCTTTTGTCCGGGGTCTTGTCCAGTTCCTGATTTTACAAAGATATTCTCACTCCAGGACCCCTCCCAGGAGCCCCCCTCCTACCGGCCATCTGGGTACCAAAGATAGCTTTGCGGATGGGGAGGACTTAGCCTCCAGGCAGTTACTGAATTTATCGGTCATTGTCGCGGCAAAATCCTGCAGACCCCGCGGTGTCGGCCCGCGCGGCGCCCACGTGGATGCGGGGAGTGGCTGAAGCTTGGTCCTCACAGGGGTTACTCTCCGCAGGGTGACGGCGCCTCCACCGATCCAGCCTGGTTAGGGGGGCATTTTGTACCGccaccacaggtcacagctctgaatggacctcCCCCGTTATTTGGGGCACACGTGGGTATTTCTGTAGAGTCCTGTTAGATGTGGAATTTCTCTTTGCAAAGTGTTATTACGCTTTCATGGATGCGCCCCCGAATTTTCTCTGGGACCTCCATCCGCTTCATTGGGAATTTGAttaaaattgcattaaatcttAGCTTTGCCCCGATGGccagaaatttttgttttttgcttttccccaCCCCTCGCTGTAGTTtcaaataaatgtgaatttttaaaaattgcattaaatcCATAAGCTGTTTTGGAATCGATTGACATCTTTATAATATTGAGTTTTCCAATCTaggtatattatttatttattcatgtgcaTGTTTACAGAGACTGCATCACAGTTATTAACCGTGGAAGGCCTATGGACATCTTtccgtgggtttatttctagtaTTTGGTGTTTGTTATTGcctgacattttatttatcttttttatgtttttttctgcctGACATTTTAgacagtatttaaaattttactttaaaatctgtgtcctgggagttcccgttgtgcctcagaggtaaggaacccaactggcatccattgAGATGcagtttttgatccctggccttgctcagtgggttgcggtgagctgcggtgtaggtccccGATGCGGCTGGGGACCCCACGGTGCTGTGGCagtggctcggatttgacccccagcctgggaatttccacgtgctgcaagtgcggccttaaaaagcaaataaataaataatgaaataaaataaaaatacaatctgTGTCCTGTCTTAAGATTcagttgatatatttattttgtattcagGGAGCTGGCtcgacttttaaaaaaaattctgggggttcccgtcgtggcacagtggttaacgaatccgactaggaaccatgaggttgcaggttcggtccctgcccttgctcagtgggttaacgatccggcgttgccgtgagctgtggtgtaggttgcagacgcggctcagatcccgtgttgctgtggctctggcgtaggccggtggctacagcaccgattcaacccctagcctgggaacctccatatgccgcgggagcggcccaagaaatagcaacaacaacaacaacaaaaaagacaaaaagagaaaaaaaaaattctggagttcccgtcgtggcgcagtggttaacgaatccgactaggaaccatgaggttgcgggttcggtccctgtccttgctcagtgggttaaaggatccggccttgccgtgagctgtggtgtaggtcacagacgcggctcggatcccacgttgctgtggctctggtgtaggccggcggctacagctctgattaaacccctagcctgggaacctccatatgccgtgggagcggcgcaagaaatggcaaaaagacaaaaaataaataaataaataaataaaaatttaaaaattctataatttatcTGCCCTATAATTTATCTGGACATTGTTTTGGGTTTGATAATTTGAAAATTCATAAACGTGATGGTTATCTTAGAAACACTGTTTCCCACGGAGGGCTACCCCTCCTTTGGTTTGGCCCAAACAGTGGggaatatttatttctcctaGCTTCTCGGCCGCTCTGTCTCCCATTAACCTCTCCCTCTACCGCCCCGCTGTGGCGGCCCCGGCCCCTGAGTCTCCCCGCAGCCCATTCTCTGACCCTGTCCTGGACCCCTTGAGCAAATCCTCTTAGACCAGGACGTACTCCgcagagcagagagagaattAGATCAGATCTGGGAGGGGGGCACACGTGTGGTGGGTTCTGGaggctgcggggggcgggggggggggggaagaaagcGGGGGAGACACTGCCGGGATATAATGAAAGCCCCTCCTGCTTATGTGGTAGATCCTGGTGGGACAACAAAACCACGGCAACCCATCCCATTCAAACCCTGAGTGGTCGGGAGGGCAGGGGGGATCTAGTGTTCCATCTGTTCCAGGAGAGGGAGCAGAGGTGAGGAAGTCCCGTGGGcattctggggccaggggaggaAGGGATAAAGTTTAGATTGACCCggggcagtggggagagagggtggTGGCTAGGGATcccacatcccccccccctttcttttgcctttcctgtggcaagtgggagttcctgagaccagggatggacctggagccacagctgtaaccagagccgcaACAGTGACAGTACCCAGATCCTTTATctctaggccacctgggaacgcCATTCCTGTCCACGTGTCACTtaggccatttttctttttaggagggCCTATAATGAACAacgttttaaaaattcagtttccaaTTATATTTTGCCACTATATTGCAGTACAATTCATTTGTGTGGGTTGATCTTAAGTCCTACAATTTTGCTCATTAGATCtaggtgggggtttttttgttgttttttttttttttgattctatgATGTCTGCAAATAaggacaattttctttctttcttttttttttttaggggctgcacctgtggcatatggaggttcccgggctaggggtcgcattggagctgccactgccagcatacaccacagccacagcaacactggatctgcagatcatggcaacgccggatccttaactcatgcgggccagggattgaacctgcatcctcatggatacgagttgggttcttaaactgctgagccacaacggaaactccaggacagttttatttctatttttccaagctgtgtgacttttcttgcctttttcgcATTGACTACGAGTTCTAGCACACTAGTACACGGAGCGCTGATAAACATCCTTGTCTGGTTCCCGTCTTAGAGAGAAAGCGTTGCCGTATTATTAAGCATGATATTAGTCATAAGCGTTTTCCCTTATTAGGCATAGAAAGTCTTTTCTTAGTttgctgaaagtttttttttttttttttttaaatcaagaatgtATGTTGAgggcaggagctcctgttgtggcgcacagggatgaatccgactagtatccatgaggacgtgggttcgattcctggcctcgctgagtgggtgggggatccagtgttgctgggagctgtggtgtaggacccagatatggctcagatctggctcagctgtggctgtggtggtggccggCAGTGGAAACtcttgattccacccctaggctgggaacttccgtatgcctcgggtttggtcctaaaaagcaaaacacataatataactgggtcaccatgctgtacagtagaaaattgacagaacactctaaaccagctacaatggaaaaaaaattaaaaatcgttacattaaaaaaaaacccacaatgtatattgagggagttcccattgtggcttagcagaaactaacccaacaaatatccataaggatgtgggttcgatccttggcctcgctcagtgggttaaggatctggcgttgctatgggtcgaggcataggtcatagatggggcttggattctgcgttgctatggctgtgacgtcggctggtagctgcagctctgatttgactcctagccagggaacttcaaaagtggcccttaaaagaaaaagaaaatcctgggatGTCGCACAGTGAATTAGGGTGCCctgaacattttaaaaccatCCGGTCATCAAAGATGCAGAGACTCGATCACTCAAAGCTCCAGGATGAAACAACAGGTTTTTGTGTAATTAGCCCCCATCATTCACATGTGCAAGGACAGGTGAGCGAATATCAATATCCATAGACGATCGGGAAGTTTGTGAACATTATTGCCATGGGAACAGCTCTTGAGGAAGATCTGCCATCTTCTCCTGGAATAGTTTATCAAAGGCTTCGGCTTGGGCCACCGTGAAGTAATTTTTCCAGTCCCCAGGAATGCCTGACAAACATAACATAAAGACACAGATCAGGTCTAGGGGTCCGTCTCAAACCCCCAATACTTAGCCTCCTGGATCTATTCCTTCTGTCGTCTTGACATGGAAATCACAGCTCATACAGCAGATTGTCTAATGGTTCATTGGTGAGCTTTTATACTGCCTGGCAGGTGCACCCGTTTGCACTTCTGCCTGCTTGGAAACAAACTCCCACATTCTCCCCCATCCCGACTCACCTTGTACATAATTCATCAGCAATAATgggattctattttctttttcttttttcttttcttttttttatatgtgtgtgtctttttagggccacaccacagcatatgggagttcccaggccaggggtggaatcagagctgtagctgctggccgacaccacagccacagcaatgccagatccgagctgtgtctgcgacatacagcacaactcacggaaacgctgggtccttaacccactgagtgagaacagggattgaaccctcatcctcatggatcctagtcgggttggttactgctgagccgcagtgggaactccaggaatgcacTATTAATATGTCTGTTTTACAGACCAAAAAATGACCTGGGGAAGTTAGAGTTAGAAGTTGATGGACGTAGATTTGAAGCCAAAGATTTTGACTCCAGAAGCTATACTCTTAATTAAATgatgttattattttatgttatatgcaACAGCAATACGTATGACTTTATCAACTCAAAGAATACATTAAATTAATAACATGATAATCGTATCTACATTAacaatatgcatatataaattacATTCTTTTATCTGTATTGAGGCATTATAACGGAATGtttactcaggagttcccattgtgccccagtgaaaacaaatccaactggtaaccatgaggttgcaggttcaattcctggccttgctcaagaagaggggttaaggatctggcattgctgtggctgtggcacaggccagcagctgtagctccgatgtgaccccgagcctgggaaccccatatgccgtgagcatggccctaaaaagcaaaaaaaaaaaaaaaaagaagaagaacgtTTAGTCAATGATTGGTGCCCTATAAACTGCCACTTTACTTTCATGCTTGTTATGATCTTCATTATTTGAAcagtttttaatattattgatGTCTTGGGCTCGTGTATTATCCATAACACACTTGACTTTTAGAAGCCAGAGGTACCAGCATCTTTGTAACTTCACTATGGCCACTGCCTCTCAAACACTGGTTGAGATGAAAGAATTCAATGTGGCTATGAAGGTGCCTCAAGCTCTAAATCCTACCTCTTCTCCAAATCGGATGTATCTTTCAGATGTAAATTTCTGTTTATGTGTCTCCTTAGTCCTTCTCCCTTTAAAAATCTCCCCAAACTCTTGTGTCTTGGTTTtctagagctgctgtaacaaggTACCAAAGACTAggaggcttaaacaacaaaaaggcgagttcccgtcgtggctcagtggaagcgaacccaactagtatccaggaggatgcaggttcgatccctggccccactcagtgagttaaggatccggcgctgccaagagctgtggtgtaggttgcagacaaggctcggatcccgcgttgctggagctgtggtgtcggccagcggctgtagctccgattcaacccctaccctgggaacctccatatgcccggcaggggcgggggtgggggacctaaaaaaaaaaaaaaaaaagatcaaaatacaTTTGCTCCATTCCAACTGCCCTGGAGTCTTAACCCATTCTCATATCCTCTGAGAGATTTGGAAAGCAGagtattttctttaccttttctcaAAAGACATCCAGTGTCCTCAAGATGCAAACCCTTCAGGAGGGAAAAATTGGACATGTTGTTTTCTTTCATGACCTGGAAGGAGCTGTTTTCGACGACCGAGCTCAGTTCCTCGGGTTCTAGCTTCTTCCCCAGGAACTGGCAGATTTTCTCTACGGCGCTTCTCGTGTCCTTGGGGGAGAGAAAATAAGAGAGCAtgtggcagaggaaggaggcggccacggagaggaggaggggggatcgcaggagggaggggggagaggaaagagacaaGCAATGGACAGAAGGGGGAAAGGATGGAGTTGGATGGGAcgagggggaaggaaagaaaaaggccaaGAAGAAGGACCACAAAGTGAAAGAGAGAAGGCGTCTCAAGGATTCCCCCGGATAATCGCACTCAGGACCCCTCTCGAGTAaaacactgcattttcttttcctttcttttttttctttttctttcttttcttttctttcctttcttccttcctccctccctccctcccttccttccttcctttctttctctctctctttctttccttccttctctttttagggccccacctgcagcatatggaggttcctaggctaggggtccaatcagagctgcaagctgccggtctacaccccagtcacagcaacgccagatccaagccgagtctgtgacctacaccacagctcctggcaaggctggatccttaacccacgatctaggccagggatcgaacccacaacctcatggatactagtcgcgttCGTTACAACGGAGTGACAACTCCAAACACTGCGTTTTCGAAAGAGACCTTGGAGGGGCTTCTAGACAATTATGACAGGATTAGGGGAGGAGAGGTCCAGGGAGAACTGGAAAAAATGCAAGGAATTGATTTCAAACCTTGGCTATTCGTTCAAGGAATATTGTTTTTCATAAGTAACATTTGAATAACACAGTAGAATTTTACCATATAttcttgtatatttttgtttgttttttccttttttggctgcaccagtggcacatggaagttcctgggccagggatcaaatcttagcTGAATCtgaagcaatgtcagatccttaacccactgtgccacagtgggaaagccTTATCATGTTATATATTATCTCAATAATTAGTACTCAGCACAGGATCCTGGGAGATTATTACAAGAAaatggattttggagttcccactgtggtacagtgggttaagaatccaacagcagcggcttgggttgctgtggaggtgtgggttttgtccccagcctggcacagtaggttaaaggatctggtgttgccacagctgctatgtaggttgcagctgcatcttggattcagtccctggcctgggaacttctatgtgctgtgggtacagccataaaaacaaacaaacaaacaagatagAAAGAAAACGGATTTTATAACCAGAAAAGATTTGTTTTGAATCACAGCCTTTCCTCGTACAGCTATATTGCCTTAAGTTTTTGTCTTTATTCCAACACACCACTGTAGAAATTACTACGATAAAAGCTCCTTTTGTGGCTTGAAAGCATcattacaggaagaaaaggagcaTATGCCTGAGGCAGTGAAACTTGTTACAAAGGGTTCCTtggtaaaaataatattcttgtgGAGGCCATGGAAGTTTGAATAGAAGAACCAGAAGAAAATGATGGCAATTGCATTtcccttcggcatatggaagttcccaggctagggggtccaatcagagtgacagctgctggcctacaccacggccacagcaatgcaggatccaagcggtgtctgtgacctatgctgcagcttgtggcaatgtgggatccttaacccagtgatcgaggccagggatcgaacccacatcctcacggacactatgtcgggttcctaacctgctgagccacagcgggaactccctgttattttctcttttgtccaaGACGCCACTAGTAGGTAAAGTTCTTCCTACAGCTGAATCGCCTTTATTGGGTTTGAGCATCATCTGACTGCTTTCCTATCCATCCCTGGTCAGTTCAGCACGTGGCCTGAGTATAACCACACAGATTGATTTCACGAGTTCGTTTTTCTCCAGTCAGACCACCTGGAGTGTCAGACAGCTGAACCAACCCCTGGAACCAAACTTGCTTCTACTCGTCCCCCTCTTCTTTCTCAGACCCCTCCCACCACTAAGTTATCTAGAGCATCATATCACCGACTTCTAGAAATCACAGGACCAGTTGCCAGTATGAGCACAAGCTATCCTCCTCTGACTCAGTGCATGAAAAAGTCCCTTTAGGTGTTGTGAGATGGACcaaagaatggagttcctgttgtggctcagggggttaaaaacccgactcgtatccatgaggacgcaggttcgatccctggcctcactccatgcattcaggattctgcattgccgcaagctgtggtgcaggtcgccgatgcagctcggatcgggcgtggctgtggctgtggcatagggggcggctgtggtgtaggcggcagctgtggctccagtgtgacccccagcctgggaacttccatgggcctcGGATGTGGCGCTactaagaaaacaaaccaaaaatcacGTGCAAAAAGAGAGCACAGAGCTTGTGGAGTATTCACTGGAATCAGGGCAGTGAAGACCAGGTTGCTAGGCTCCTTCCTAAAGACCATTCACAAGGCTCCACTTTGGAGAAGGTGGAACAGAgacggagggaggggagggaggctggagggagtggAGATgctgggcgggggggcgggggggagtgcgAACTCGAAGAACAGCAGGTACCCGTTTCAGCTCTTCATAGCTGAGTATCAGGACGTTCTCCTTGTCTCGCATGGGCAACCAGCCACGAATGTGGTCAAACCATGACCCATAGGGCACTGcgtggagagaggcagagagaatcaGTCATGAGACTACAAAGGCGGCGATCCAGATACAGCACTGATGCCTTGGTATTCTCCGATGTCATCCCTTTGCCTTTTTACAAGTCTACTTCATTCCGAGCAGGGTTTTTTTGCGTTGTACCCCTGCCCCCcagtcgcacctgtggcatatgagagtgcccaggttaggggtcaaataggagctgcagctgaggtctaccctgcagctggggcaacactggatccaagccacatccgcaacctaccctggagcttgcggcaatgctggatccttaacccactgagcgaggccagggatggcatccacaccctcatggatacgagccgggttcttaatccactgagccacagcaggaactcctggagcagaTTCTGTGCTCAGTTTTCAAGGATCTCTAAGGAGATCCTGAGGAATGGAATTCTCGCCCCTCATCTGTTCAGCATTTAGAATGTTTGGTGGTCAGTACATTTCAAAAGCCTTTGCTTTCTTCCCACTGTCTTCTTGTCTTATTCTTTCCTGTCGTAATTATTATTCCTTTGGAAATTATCTGTCTTTCTTCTGGTTTAaggttttctttccctctttcttccttcctccctccctccctctcctttctttcttctttctttttctttctttttttttggtctttttttggggcacacccatggcatatggacattcctaggcgaggggtggaatcagagctgccgctgccggcctacaccacagccacagccactgtggaatctgaggcgcgtctgcgacctgcactgcagctcttggcaacgctgcatccttaacctactgaggaaggccagggatcgaacctgcgtcctcgtggatgctagaggctgagccacgaagggaacgcccaGGGGCAAGGATCTTGGGTTGCAAACTCCAGGAGTCCTGTAGGTTCCTCGCGTTGCTGGCGAGGGACTGTGTCCAGAAGAGGGGACTCCCGCCAAGCCTTTATCATCATGTATAATCAGAACTCTGCTACAAGACCCAAGGGCCAGCGCAGGGACTCTGTGGCTTAGGTCTAAGACAGTATCGCCTGGGACTTAGATTCATTCCCCAGCTTTCTTCATTTGAAGGCGGGGAAGGGTTCACACGGACCTTCTGCAGGGCTGCAGATGACGCAGGAGGTTGGTGTTAGTTGATAACGACAAGGATTTTGGTCTCAGCGATTCTTGATTGGATAATAAATAGGTCTGGATGGAATTTTTTATGGCACAAAGAAGCAAGATAGGGGCAAGTTCTATCTTCCTCCCCCACcactcttttgttgttgttgttgttgttttagttttaattttagggctgcaccggcagcatatggaagttctcgggctggggtggacttggagctgtagctgccagtctacaccacagcccgatccaagctgcatctgtgacctgtgacctacaccacagctctcggcaacactggatcctcaacccactgaggccaaggatggaaccagcatcctcatggatcctagttgggttcttaatccactgagccacaacgggaactccccccgaACAACTATTGACTGGATTTTCCTGGATTCCTGGTGACAGCTAAAGCACAAGCCAGACGACTGTATGCACCAAATGGCAAATCAAATAAATCCGCAGCCTTGAAAAGAAGGATGTTCTCCTCACGTCTGGATTTCCACCATCTGGTTTCCCCGTTACTCTTTTTCTGAAAGAATAACCTGGAACAAAGCAGGGCTGAAGAGTTCACCCCAGTTCAGCTCTATAAAAAacatttggagtttccattgtggcatgGCAGGagcgaattggactaggaaccaggcacgttcaacccctggccttgctcagtgggttaggaatccggcaatgccgtgagctgtggtgtaggtcgcagacttggcttggatcccgggttgctgtggctgtggtataggccgagagctacagctctgattcaacttctagcctgggaacctccacatgcctcaggtatggccttaaaaagcaaaacaaaccaaaaaaaagaaacatgaccTCCAAGCTTCAAAGGTTGAACACTAAAGCTGAGGGCGAGAAAACTAGGAATAGATACGTAACAGATGATTGCAACATAGCCTGGAAGCGCCAAGGAACAGGCAGGTGCAGATTCCGATAAAGAGCAGATgatactcagccatataaaaaaaagactaaccaacgccatttgcagcaagactgatggaactggagattctcatactcaaTGAAGTATGccagaaagataaaagacaaataccatagcatatcacttacttgtggagtTGAAAATagggcccagggagttcccattgtagctcagcagaaacaaatctgactagtagccatgaggatgtgggtttgatccctggcctcgctcactgggttaaggatccagcattgccatatgctgtggtgtaggtgtcagatgctgcttggaccctgtgttgctgtggctgtggctatggctgtggctggcagctctagctccaatggGACACCTGGCAGGTATGTAGATTTAGAAAATTTGGATTCTGATGGTGATGGACCCTAATACCTATGCCTCGGTGAGATGTAGAGACATCAAGttgagtttaaaaaagaaaaaaaagtatgcatacatgtatgggtaacttggtccccatgctgtacagcggggaaaaaaaaaaaaacaacaaagaaaaaagaaaaaagatctgatAAAAGACTGTGGCAACCCCTCGCTTCCATATTTTATGGTCACTCACCATTTCCTTGGGTGAACCATTCAAAATATTGTTCCAGTGATTCTGGTCTCTTAAATAAATTTGTAGACTTCCAGAAAAAATAACCAGACACGATAATATCTCTGGGATTTCTGATGACGTAAATCATCTGAAAGAGAAACATCAGGCAATGAAAAATCAATACAGTCCCTTCCCAACCTTCTTGATTTTCATGAAAGTGGAGA
Proteins encoded:
- the SULT2A1 gene encoding sulfotransferase 2A1 isoform X1, with translation MTEEEVRFEGISFPKQILSPEMLQEVREEFTFKEEDVLILTFPKSGTNWMVEIICLILSKGDTKWIQSVPNWDRSPWLESISGYENLKNKEGPRLISSHLPIQLFPKAFFKSKAKMIYVIRNPRDIIVSGYFFWKSTNLFKRPESLEQYFEWFTQGNVPYGSWFDHIRGWLPMRDKENVLILSYEELKRDTRSAVEKICQFLGKKLEPEELSSVVENSSFQVMKENNMSNFSLLKGLHLEDTGCLLRKGIPGDWKNYFTVAQAEAFDKLFQEKMADLPQELFPWQ
- the TPRX2 gene encoding tetrapeptide repeat homeobox protein 2; the protein is MEEPGKIHRRGTGATSRSGHPKRQRQERTVYTKVQLEMLEKFFKKNEFPGYQDRLRLAASLRLEEHKVQVWFKNRRAKRSRLERLAKGQGQGTPDAPTDPGGCRRRLRRCRRPRVPRGPGFLAPPSAQPRGDAPCPGAQRLQRRPGPVGPGPRRPGGDSFADGEDLASRQLLNLSVIVAAKSCRPRGVGPRGAHVDAGSG
- the SULT2A1 gene encoding sulfotransferase 2A1 isoform X2, which encodes MVEIICLILSKGDTKWIQSVPNWDRSPWLESISGYENLKNKEGPRLISSHLPIQLFPKAFFKSKAKMIYVIRNPRDIIVSGYFFWKSTNLFKRPESLEQYFEWFTQGNVPYGSWFDHIRGWLPMRDKENVLILSYEELKRDTRSAVEKICQFLGKKLEPEELSSVVENSSFQVMKENNMSNFSLLKGLHLEDTGCLLRKGIPGDWKNYFTVAQAEAFDKLFQEKMADLPQELFPWQ